TAAACTCACCAGTTGTTGCATTTACAAAAAAACCATCCACTTTGTCTTTTAAAAATAAAAGTAAATTTTCAAAACCTTTAAAATCAATTTCACCCTTTTCATCAAATGGTGTAATTAAAGGTGTGATAATTCCATTATACTTTCCTTTTTTCATATTTACCTCCTTATCATATTATAAGGTAAAATTAAAATAAGAAAAAATTAAAGGAGGAGGTTTTTATGAATGAGTTGAGATTTCAAGAGTTAAATTCTATTAAAGAAGAATTGGGAATTTCTCTGTATATTTCTATAAACCCATCTATTGGTAAAATTGAAATTTTAAATATAACAAAAAAATTAATTGAAAATATTAAAGAAAATATAAAAAGCGAAGAAAGAGAAACCTTTGAAAAATCAAAAGAAAATCTTTTTAACTATCTTGAGGGAATTAGAGTAAAAGGTAAATCACTTTTCATTTTTTCTTCTCCAAAAAATATCTATGAATTCTTCTTTGAGTTTCCATTAAGAAATGAAATTATATTTGGTAAACCAAATTTTTACCAATTTTATTGGGCTCAAATTGAATATCCAGATTTTGGAATTGTTGATTTTAAAGAAGATAAATTTTCTTTTTATAAAGTTATCTTTTTCAAAGAGAACCTTATCTTTGAAGAAAAACCAAAAGTTGATACATCTACATGGAGAAGAAAACATATTATGCCACCTTCTGCTCCAAAAAGTGGAGTGAGTATCGGTGCAGTTGGTGGTGGAGACCTAAAAGATGCTTTTGAAGAAAAATATCTTCTTTACATTGAAAAATATTTAAGCGAATTTAAGGAGAAAGTTATTAAAAACTCTGAAGATTTAAAAATAATCTTTGTAAATTCTGATGCAGAGGAGAATATTGATATGGTTTTAAACATAAATCCAATTTCACAAAAATTTATTAAACTCAATGCACCATCAAATGCTTCTTTGCATGAAATTATAAATCTTGGAATTAAAAAAATTGAAGAGATTAATAAAAATGAAGAAAAAGAGATTCTTAGGACTCTTTTTGATAGGGCATCTACTAGTAATCTCGCAGGTGTTGGGCTATTATCAACTTTAAAAGTTCTACAAGATGGGAGAGTGAATAAATTAATCATTTCTGAAAATTTAAATAAGTTTGTTAAAGAGTGTAAAAATTGTGGTTATTTTTACGCTGAAAGAGAAAGTTGTCCTGTTTGTAATTCTAAAGAATATGAGATAAAGAATATAAAGTATCATCTTCATGAACTATGCAAAAAATATAAAAGTGATTTATTTATTTTACATGGTAATGAAGCAAAACAACTTGATTTGAATGAGGGAATTGGTGCTCTTTGGAGGTTTTAGAGTGTGTAAAATTTACACACTGAGTTTATAAAAAATAGAGGTGTTTGAATTCAACTTTTCTGTTCTTTTCTTCAATAATCTCATTTAATTTTTCCTTGTCTTCTTCATTAAGTTCATTTTGATTATTAATTTTTGAATTATAAAAAATGAATATAGAGAAAATTATTCCAACTATGAAGAAAATGAGAGCAAGAAAAAGTATTAAAACTAAAACAACTAAAGGCAAACTCATCTTCACCTCCTACCTATTATATGCAAATTTTATGCCAGATATAAAAAGGGAATTTGTAACAAATGAATTTAAAAAAGAGTATAAATAGATGTAAAAGGAGGTAATTATGGATGTAAAGCAAGAGAAGATTTTAGGTGGAATTGGAGCAATTTTAACAGTTTTCTTTATAATACCAGTTATCGGATGGATAATCTCATTTGTTGGGTTAATTTTAATTGCTATTTCAATTAAAGGTTTAAGTGACAAATTAAATGAAAGAAAAATTTTTACGAACTATCTTGTTTCAATAATTTTTTTCTTTTTATCAGGTTTTGTTCTAATTGGAACAGTCATTTTAAAGATATTAAAATTAATTAAAAATCTTCCAGAAATATTTGATAATAATTTCTTTAATTTTGAATATAGATACGATTTATTTACAGGAAGAAGATTTTTTAGAGGACATCCTGAAATGCTTCCAAGATTAAAAGAGTTTTTCTCAAACCTAGATGGTAAAATATGGATAATAATAATTATTATTTTGATTATATGGATTCTTTTGATTATTGGAGGAGTTTTTAAAAAATTAAGTTTTGAGAAGCTTTCAGAAAAAATAAAAATTGATAATTTTAAACTAAGTGGATTACTTATTTTTCTTGGAACAATTCTTGTGCCTCTTTTTGGTATTGGAATAATTTTAATTCTAATTGGTGTTATTTTTGAAATAATCTCCTTCTTCTCAATAAAAGATAAACTTGAACTTCAAGAGACTTCTTCTTGACAATAGATAAAAAATTCTTATAATTGATTTTAAAGGGCCTCTAGCTCAGTTGGTCAGAGCGCATCCCTGATAAGGATGAGGTCTCTGGTTCGAGTCCAGAGAGGCCCACCATTTTTTTAAAATCCTATTTTAATCTTTTAATTTCCTCTTTTTTATATTCTTTTTGAACTCCATCTGGAAATTCAACATAGATTGTTCCTTTGAAGGGTGAAATAGAAAAAACTTTCCCCCTTTTTCCATCAGCCTCAACCTCTTCATCTATATTTGGGTAATCTTTTTCAAGTTCCTCATAAATTAAAAGTTCATAATATAAACAACATTTGAGTCGACCGCAAATTCCTGAAATTTTATGTGGATTAACATTTAAACTCTGTTTTCTTGCCATATCGAGTGTTATAGTTTTAAATTCAGTTAGAAACCTTGAGCAACATAACTCCCTGCCACAATCTCCAATTCCTCCAACAATTTTAACTTCATCTCTTGGACCAATTTGCCAAAGTTCAATTCTTGTTTTAAAAGTTGAAGCAAGATCTCTTACAAGATTTCTAAAGTCTACTCTTCCATCTGCTGTAAAGTAAAAAGTAAGTTTTTTTCTATCTAATGAGTAGTGAGCAAGAACAAGATTCATCTGAAGTCCATGTTTTTGAACTTTCATCTTACATATTTCAAATGCTTTATTTTCATCTCTCATATTATCTCTTAGTTTTTTCTCATCTTCATTTGTGTAAACTCTTAGAAATTTACAGATAACCTCTTTCTTTTCTTCTGATTCAAAGATAGGACTTCTTACTTCACCAACTTCCTCTACTTTATCTCTTTCAA
The Caldisericia bacterium DNA segment above includes these coding regions:
- a CDS encoding DUF996 domain-containing protein; protein product: MDVKQEKILGGIGAILTVFFIIPVIGWIISFVGLILIAISIKGLSDKLNERKIFTNYLVSIIFFFLSGFVLIGTVILKILKLIKNLPEIFDNNFFNFEYRYDLFTGRRFFRGHPEMLPRLKEFFSNLDGKIWIIIIIILIIWILLIIGGVFKKLSFEKLSEKIKIDNFKLSGLLIFLGTILVPLFGIGIILILIGVIFEIISFFSIKDKLELQETSS
- a CDS encoding stage 0 sporulation protein, which codes for MRYIYVKLIHLDKKIYLCEVNEDINLNKYDKVVIERDKVEEVGEVRSPIFESEEKKEVICKFLRVYTNEDEKKLRDNMRDENKAFEICKMKVQKHGLQMNLVLAHYSLDRKKLTFYFTADGRVDFRNLVRDLASTFKTRIELWQIGPRDEVKIVGGIGDCGRELCCSRFLTEFKTITLDMARKQSLNVNPHKISGICGRLKCCLYYELLIYEELEKDYPNIDEEVEADGKRGKVFSISPFKGTIYVEFPDGVQKEYKKEEIKRLK